Genomic DNA from Desulfuromonas versatilis:
TGCTGCGCCTCCACCGTCAGGGCCGTAGCCGTTATCTTCGAGTTCACCGCCGTCATGCCCCGCTCCTGGCCCAGGATCCGGCAGTCTTCAAGGCTAACAGTCGAGTTGACGATTTCAAGCGATGCGGCGCTTACCCCGACAAGGCGGGCGTTGCGGCAGTTGCTCAGGGTGACGCCGCGGTAGCTGCCGCTGAGCTCGAAACCCTCCTGATCCCTGCAGGCGACATCGCGGTTTCCGGGAGGATCAGGGGAGTTCGCGGCGGGGGGAGGCTGGGCGAGAAAATCGAGCACCGCCCGATTGAAGAGCGCCGGCTGCTCGCGCATCGGCACGTGCCCGGCCTGGGGAATCCGCTCGAGCCGGGCGTTGGCCAGGGTTCCGGCCAGCAGGACCCCGGTGCGCAGGGGGGTGACCTGATCCTCCACTCCCCAGAGCAGCAGGGTGGGCGCCGCGACCTGGGGGAGGATGGGGCCGAAATTGCTCTGCACCAGGGCCAGGGCGGCGATCTTGCCCGGATCCCCCCCCAGGGCCCGGGCGCGAAGCGCTTCGTTCTCGAGCAGGATATCCGGGTCGAGGGGCAGCCCCTCCAGGCCCCGGACCGTGGAGCCGATCAGGCCATCGAGCAGTTCCAGGGGGCGGGAGGGGGCCAGGGGCCAGCGCTCCTTCAGGTCCGGCTGCAGATAGTGGGTGGTGATCACCGCCTTGTGCAGCACCCCGGCCACGTCGGCCAGGACCAGCTTGCCGAGACCCTTCGGGTAGGTCCCGGCAAAGTAGAGGGATACCGCCCCGCCCAGCGAATGGCCGATGAGGTGGAAGGGGCCGTCGACGTAGCGGGCCGCTACCCACTGGAGAAAGGCAGCGTAGCGCGCCGGGGAGTAGAGGGCGTTTTTTTTCTCGGAGCGGCCGAAGCCGGGCAGGTCGAAGGCCACCACGTGGTATTGCTCGGCCAGGACCGGCAGCAGGCCGTCCCAGGTTCGCGCGGCCAGGTCCCCGAGACCGTGGACCAGAATCACGCTTTGTTCATGCTCCTTGCCCCCCTCGAGGATCAGGGCCCGGCTCTGGAAGATCGGCTCCAGCACCATTTGCTGGCTGAAGCCCTGCGGCAACGCCGCAGGGGCGGCAGGGGGCGGGGAGGTTTGCCCTTCACCGGGGCCGGCCCCGAGCAGAAGGATGAAAAAGAGCAGAGTCAGGATCCGGTTCATGGTATAAAGTCCCGTAGAGTTCGCGTTGGATTGTCGATGGCTCATGGCAGGCACGGAAGGGGACGCTGATGGCGAGAATGATCTTACTCCCCGGGTTGGGGGCCGACGAGCGGATGTTCGCCAACCTGGGGACCCTGGAGTTTGCGCTGGAAACCCCCCGTCTGCCGGTCCCCGGCAGGGGCGAGTCGATGCCGTCCTTCGCCGCGCGGACCGCCGGGCTTCTGGGGATCGGCAGCGATGACCTGCTCGGCGGCAGTTCCTTCGGCAGCATGGTGGCTTCCGAGATCGCCCGGCAGCGGCAGCTCCGGGGGCTGGTGCTGCTGGGGGGGGCCCTCGACAGCTCCGGGCTGCGCATGCTCGGCGGCCTGCGGGGCTTTCCCCTCAAGCTGTTCCCGCTGCGCCTGTTGAAGCCGCTGGTGCGCACCGACAAGGCCCTCGAGCTGGTCTTCGGGCCGGAAAACCCGCAGATGCGCGCGCTGGCCAGGCAGATGATGGATGCCGCCCCCGATGCCCTGCTGCTGGAGGGGGGGCGGATGGCGGCCAGCTACTTTCCGTCCGGCGCGCCGCGCTGCCCGGTGTTCGCCATCCACGGCGGCCGGGACCGGGTCATGGCTCCGCCCCCGGTCGATGGCTGCCGGATCCTCGCTGAGGCCGGCCATGGCATCGTCTACACCCACGGGCCGCTGGTGGGCGATTTTCTGCGCGAGGCCTGGCACGCCTGCCCGGGGGCTTAGCGCTGCGTCTCAGTCGACACTGGCGGCCTTGATGCGGCCGACCAGGTGCCCGGGGATGACCGCCCCCACCTGCACCAGGTAATAAGCCCCGCCACTGACCGGCACCCAGTTCAGCACCTCGCCACCGATGTAGGTGCAGTAGGCCGGGTAGAGAATCTTGTAGCTATCCGTCTCCTGCTCCTTGAGTTCGTTCTCCCTCAGGTAGCCCACCGCGTCCCCGGTGGCCTTGGCCTCGTGGAACAGCGGGACCAGCGGCAGGATCCGACTGCTGGCGTACAACCCCCGGTACTCGCGTTTGGCGAAATCCTTGGCGTGGCCCGCCTCGTGCAGGGCGATGGCCGGGTGATCCGAATACAGGCTGATGGTGTTGGTGAAGGGGTTGAAGCTGTCCCCGCCGAACACCCTCCCGGGGAGGACGGTGTAAAAGGCCGTGGTCACCACCCCGAAGGTCGCCCGCCAGAAGATGTTCATCGAGCGGTTCTTGAACAGGCGGATCCATTCGCCCCCGGGGGCATACTGGTTGACCCGCACCTTGACGTTCTCGAGCTCGTTGGCCTGCAGGTAGGATTCGATGGCGGCAACGGTTTCGTCCGAAACATGGTGGTTGTCCACCTTGGTGCTGAACAGCAGCAGCTTGGAGGGGAGCGACACGATGTTGCCGAGGGTGTCGAGAAACAGGTTGGGGCGCCCCCGTTCCACCTGCGGCTGATCGCGCCAGATGGTGGCCTGCGAGTCCGGGCCCCCGCCGTACCGGTAGGGCGTGGCGGCGCATCCTGCGAGCAGCAGGATGCCCAGGCCAAGCAACGCAATCCTCCCCCACCTGATGGAACCGACCGCCATCAACGCCCTCCCGGTAAATCCGCCAAAACAATTCAAAACAGTGCATTGCCGCTCTTCAAAGGGGCGACTCGTCCGTCCACCTATTTCTTCTAAACCGAAAAGGTCACTAAATCAATAGCTATATTTTTTTCATTTCATCCGCTTGAAGTATTGCATTTAACCTGCGGATTGTGGCAAAAAAGGCGGGCCATCCGACAGTTTTCCTCTTGTGGGGCAGATAACTCAGGAAGGCAAGACTCTGCTTGGCATGAGCCGGGAGGGAGTGCTAACGGCCCTCGGGTATTCGGGCACCCCCGGCCCCCCTCTCTGGAATCAGCGGCCTGGGTTTACTGGACCAACCGGTTCGGCACCCTCGCCGTGGAATTCGATGACCAGGGGAAAGTCAAGACTGTCAAAGATTGAGGCAAACAACATTTTTTTTAACCAGGGGCGGTTGTTCGGTGCCGGTTTTCTCGGCCCTTGACCCCGCTCGGGAGTTCTTGAGAGAGAATTATGGGATTACGGGAAGTTGCATTGGTTACCGGGGCCAGCAAGGGGATCGGGGCGGCGATCGCCATCGATTTGGCCCGCAGTGGTTTCGATATTTGGCTTAATTTTCGCAGTGACCGGGAAGGTGCCAACCGGGTGGCCGCGGCGATCCGGGAGGCGGGCGCCGAATGTACCCTGGTTCCCTTCGACGTGGCCGACGGCGAGGCGGTGCGCGCGGCCCTGGAGCCGCTGCTGGAGGAGCGTACCCCCTTTTCGGTGGTCAACAATGCCGGCTTTGCCCGCGACGGGCTGCTGCTCTGGATGAAGGACCAGGAATGGAAGGAGGTTCTCCAGGTTCACCTGGACGGCTTCTTCCATGTGACCCGGGCGGTGCTGCAGTCCATGGTGAAAAAACGCCGTGGGCGCATCGTCAATATCGTCTCGACCTCGGGGGAGAGCGGCGTGCCCGGCCAGGTCAACTACTCGGCGGCCAAGGCGGGATTGATCGGCGCCACCAAGGCGCTGGCCGCGGAGGTCGCCAAGCGCAACATCCTGGTGAACGCGGTTTCCCCCGGGTTCATCGAAACCGAGATGATCAAGGAACTGCCCCAGGAACGGATTCTCCCCATGATCCCCCTGGGCAGGGTCGGACGGGCCGAAGAGGTCGCCGGCCTGGTCAGTTTCCTCTGCTCGGAGCGCGCCACCTACATCACCGGACAGGTTTTCTCCGTCAACGGCGGAGCCTACATGTAGTCTTCCCCCGCTGCCGGCGCTGCCCAGCGGAGCCGGCAGCCCCCAGCAGCTACTTCAAAGGGATTTCATGCATCGCGTTGCCATTACAGGAGTAGGGATCGTCTCCTGCCTCGGCAGTGACCCGGAGACCGTCGGCGCGGCCCTGCGCCAGGGGCGCTCCGGGATCGTCGTCGACGAGGAGCGCCGCCGGCTTGGTTTCCGCAGCCCGCTGACCGGGGCCGTGCGCGGCTTCGACGCCGGCGCGGTGCTGTCGCGCAAGCAGCGCAAGACCATGCCCGATTTCGCCATCCAGGCCTACCGGGCGGCCAGCGATGCCCTGGGTATGGCGAAACTGGCCGACGAGGAGATCCAGAACGAGGAGACCGGGCTGATCTTCGGCTGCGATTCGAGCTGCATCGCCGCCATCGAGCAGGTCGATCTGCTGCGGGAAAAAGGCGAAACCAAGCTGATCGGCAGCGGGCTGGTGTTCCGCTCGATGACCAGCTGCGTCACCATGAACCTCAACACCCTGCTGCAGACCCGCGGGGCCTGCTGGACCCTGAGTTCGGCCTGCTCCAGCGGCGGCCACGCGGTGGGCCAGGCCGCCGATCTCATCGCCCTGGGACGCCAGGAGCGGGTCATCTGCGGCGGCGCCCAAGAGGTCAACTGGGAGTCGATGTGCAGCTTCGATGCCCTGGGGGCCTTCTCCACCCGCATCGACCAGCCAGAGGCGGCCTGCCGCCCCTTCGACGCCGAGCGCGACGGCCTGGTGCCGAGCGGCGGGGCGGCGGCGCTGGTGCTCGAGCGCTACGACCTGGCCCTGGCCCGCGGCGCGACCATCCTCGGCGAAGTCCTGAGCTACGCTTTCTCCTCCGACGGCCAGAATCTCTCGGTCCCCAGCCACGGCGGGCTGCAGCGGGCCATGAGCAAGGCCCTGAGCGGCGCCGGCCTGAAACCGGCCGACATCGACTACCTCTGCGCCCACGCCACCTCCACCCCGGCGGGCGACGCCGCCGAGGCCGAGAACATCCACGCCGTCTTCGGGGCCAAGGGTCCCTGGGTCTCCTCCCTCAAATCGATGACCGGACACGAGCTGTGGATGTCCGGTGCCTCCCAGGTGGTCTATTGCACCCTCATGGCGCAGCAGGGCTTCATCGCCCCCAACGCCAACTTCCACACCCCCGACGAGGCCAGCGCCCGGCTGCGCATTCTGGCAGAGCCGCTCAACCGGGCCCCCGAGCATGTGCTGTGCAACTCGGCCGGCTTCGGCGGCACCAATTCGTGCCTGGTGCTGAGGTTCGGCCGATGACCTTTGATTCGGTGGTGGTCGGCGGCGGGGTCTCCGGGCTCGCGGCGGCCCTGATCCTGGCCCGTAAGGGGCGCCGGGTGGCCGTGGTCGAGCAGGCGCCTCGGCTGGCTCCCCTGATCCGCGGGTTCAGCCGCGAGGGGGTCTACTTCGACAGCGCCTTTCACTACGCGGGCGGGCTGGGCGAGGGGGAGATCCTCGACCTGTTCTTCCGTTACCTGGGACTGAGCGAGGGGTTGGAGAAGTACCCCTTTCGGGCCGAGGGCTTCGACCGGTTCCGCGATACCGACAGCGGTTGGGAATTCGCCTTTCCCACCGGCAATCCCCAGCTGCAGGAGGCCTTGAACGCCGCCTTTCCCGGCGAACAGCCTGCCATCGCCGCCTACCTCGATGCCCTGCAGCAGGCCTGCGGTTCGCTCCCCTATCTCGACCCGGAAGTCCCGGCCGAGCAGTGGGACGGCAGCGCCGTGGTCCAGGGGCCGACCCTGGGCGAAGTGCTCGACCGGCTCACCGACAACCGGGCCCTGAAAAACCTGCTCTCGCTCCACACCCTGCTGCACGGGGTCTTGCCCGGCGAGGTCCCTTTCGCCATCCACGCCAGCGTGGCGGCGCTCTACTACCGTTCGGCGGTGGGGATCGCCGGGGGCGGCGCCGCCCTGGCCCAAGCCTTCGAGGCGCGGCTGGCGGCGGCGGGGGTCACGGTGGTCCTCGGCCGGGCAGTCAAATCTTTGACAACGTCGGCGGCCGGCCGCCTGCAGGGGGTGGAACTGAGCGATGGCGAACGGCTCGAGTGCCGGGAATGCCTGGTGTCGACCCACCCGCGTCATTTTCTCGACATGGCGCCGGAAGGGGCATTGAAACCCGCCTTCCGCAAGCGGTTGGGGGGACTCGAGGAAACCGCTTCGGCCTTTATCCTCTACGCGGCGGGAGGGGGCCAGTCCCTGCGGGGTTCCAACCTGATCCTGGGGCGCCTTGAGGCAACCGAGGCTCCCTGGAGCGGCGAGTTGGCCCAGCGCCCTCTGTTCCTGGCGGCCAATTCGGCAGGAGGCCAGACTGACCCAGCGGGCTGGGTGGCCATCTGCCCCGCCAGCTGGCAGGAGACCGCGGCCTGGAGCGAGCCCGGCGCAAGCCGGCGCGGTCCCGGTTACCGGCAGCACAAGGAGCGGGTCGCCGCCGAGCTGCTCGAACGCCTGCGCCGCCAGGCGCCGGAGCTGGCCGCGCAGGCCCGGGTTCTGGCCACCGCCACCCCCCTGACCCTGCGGGACTTCGGCGGCAGCCCGGCCGGCGGGCTCTACGGGGTCAAGCACAAGGTGGGACAGTACAATCCGCAGCCGGCCACCCGCATCCCCGGGGTACTTCTCACCGGGCAGGCCGCCGCGGCGCCCGGGGTGCTCGGGGCGATCACCTCGGCGTTTCTCACCTGCGGCAACCTGTTCGGCCACGATCAACTGCGCAGAGAGGTTTTGGAATGTCGCTGAAACGAGTGGTCATCACCGGCGTCGGGGCGGTTTCGCCCTTCGGGCGCGATACCCGGGCCCTGCTCGCGGGGCTTCTCGAGGGGCGCAGCGCCGTGCAGAGCGTGGCCGAGATGGCGCGTGTCGGCGGCCTGCGCACCCGGGTCGCTGCCCCGGTCACCGGGGTCGATCCCAAGGTGATTCCCCGCAAGCACCGCCGCTCCATGTCCCCCATGTCGATCTTCGCCACCCTCGCCTGCCAGGAGGCCCTCGCCCAGTCGGGTCTGGCTCCCGAGGAAATCGGCGACGGGCGGCTCGGCATCGCCCTCGGCTCCACGGTGGGGAGCACCCAGGCCAGCGAGGACTTTTTCCGTGACTTCTTTACCGATCACAGTCTCGAGCGGATGAAGTCGACCCTGTTCTTCCAGATCATGAACCACAGCGTCGCCGCCAACGTCGCCCAGGCCCTGGAGATCACCGGCCGGCTGCTGGCGCCGGCCTCGGCCTGCTCCACCGGCTGCCAGGCCATCGGCTACGGCTACGAGATGGTGGCCTGCGGTCGCCAGCCGATGATGCTCTGCGGCGGTGCCGACGAGTTTCACCCCCTGACCGCCGCTACCTTCGACGTCATGAACGCGGCCTCGGTCGGGTTCAACGAGGCCCCCGGCAGCACGCCGCGCCCCTTCGACCGCGACCGCGACGGGGTGGTCTGCGCCGAAGGCGCCGGGGTGGTGCTGCTCGAGTCCCTCGAGGGGGCCCTGGAGCGCGGCGCGACCATTCTCGGTGAGGTCCTCGGCTTCGCCACCGTCTCCGACCCGAGCAACATCGCCAACCCCAACGCCGAGGCCATGGAGCGCTGCATGCGCCTGGCCCTGGCCGACGCCGGGGTGGGTCCGGAGCAAGTCGATTATGTCAACGCCCATGCCACCGCCACCGCCCAGGGGGATGTGGCCGAAAGCGAGGCGATTCGCCGCCTGTTCGGGCCACAGGTGCCGGTGAGCAGCTACAAGGGGCATATGGGGCACGCCATGGCCGCCAGCGGTTCGCTGGAGCTGCTCGCGGCCCTCGAACTGATGCGCCAGGGGCGCCTGGTGCCGACCCTCAACCTGGAAAACGTCGATCCGGCCTGCGCCGGCCTCCGCCACCTGCAGGGTGTCGAGGAGGTGTATGCCTCGGTTTTCGTCAAGAACAACTTCGCCCTGGGGGGCGTCAACTCTTCGATCGTAGTAAGGAGATACCCGCATGACTGACCAAGAGATCATCGACCTGATCAACAGCTCGCTGGCCGAGGAGTTCGAACTCGACCCCGCCGACATGGCCCCGGAGGCCAACATCTACGAGGACCTCGGCCTCGACAGCCTGGACACCGTCGACATGGTGGTGGTGCTCGAGGGGGCCTTCCGCTTCAAGATCCGCGAAGAGGACGGCATCCGCGAGATCCGCACCCTGGGCGACATCCACCGCTTCGTGATCGACAAGAAGCGCGCCGCGGAGCTGAAATCGGCCTGAGTTGGTGATTCTCGACGTGGTGGAAAGCCCGGATAATTCCCTCGGCGGGGCGCGCAGGGCCCTGCGGCGCCTGGCGGAGCTCGCCGCGACCCTCTGGGGCTACACCCTGCTGGTGCTCTGGACCCTGCTGGGGATCGCCCTGTTTCCCGTGCTGTTCGTGGCCTGGAAGCTGGCTACCCGCTGGAGCGCCGGGCGCATCATGCGCCATTTCATCTGGCTCTACGGACGGGGCTGGGTGGCGGCCTTTTCCCCCTTCGTGCGCTTTCGCCGCGAGGGGCTGGAGCAGCTGCGCCTGGCGCGGCCGAGCATCCTGGTGGTCAATCACCTCTCCTTCTTCGACACCTACTGCATGGGCCTGCTCCCCATCCACGACGTGACCTTCGCGGTGCGCGCCTGGCCGTTTCGCATGTTCTGGTACGGCCGCTTCATGCGCCTGGCGGGGTACCTCGACGTGGAGACCGCCGGCTGGGAGGAGGTGCGCGCGGCGGCGGAGCGGACCCTGGCCGCCGGCGGGCACCTGCTGTTCTTCCCCGAAGGGCACCGCAGCCGCGACGGCCGGCTGCAGCGCTTCTACAGCGGCGCCTTTCGCCTGGCCACGGAAACCGGCGCTCCCCTGGTGCCGCTGTGTATCACCGGAACCGACCGGCTGCTCCCCCCCGGGCGCCTGAGCCTGGCTCCGGCGCGGGTGACCCTGCGCGCCCTGGCGGCCATCGACCCCGGCCCCTTCCGGGGAGCGGAGGGGCACCGGGAGCTGATGCGCGAGGTCAAACAGCGCATGGCCGAGAATCTACGCGAGATGGGGGCCAAGGGATGATCCCGGCAGGAGCGGACAGGGAATTTCGCGACAGCGGCTTGGCGTTTCGCCCCGGCGAAGAGATCGCCGCGGCCCAGGAGGCCCTGCTGCGCCGCCACCTGAGCTACCTGGCCCGGCACTCGCCCTTCTACCGGGAGCGCTTCGCCGCGGCCGGCGTCGATCCGGCGCAGATCCGCACGCTGGCCGACCTGGCCGCCCTGCCGCTGACCGGCAAGGACGATCTGGCTGCCCGCAGCGCCGATTTTCTCTGCGTCGACCAGCGCGAGATCGTCGATCTCTGCCTGACCTCCGGGACCACCGGCCGCCCCGTGGCGTTGCCGCAGACGGCCCGGGACCTGGCGCGGGTCGGCTACAACGAGGAGCTCTCCTTTCGCGCCGCCGGCCTCGGCGAGGGCGACCGGGTGCTGATCGCCGCGGCCATGGACCGCTGCTTCATGGCGGGGCTGGCCTACTTCATCGGCCTGACCCGGCTCGGCTGCCTGGCGATCCGCGGCGGCTCGAGCAGCATCCCGGCGTTGGCCGAGCTGGTGCGCGATCACCGCCCCACGGCGATGGTCGGGGTGCCGACCCTGCTGCTGCGTCTGGCCGAGCACTTGCGCTCCGAGGGGATCGACCCCGCCGGCCTGGCCGTGCAGCGGCTGATCTGCATCGGCGAGCCGGTGCGGCGGGCCGACCTGGCGCTCTCGGTGCTCGGCGTGCGCCTGCGCGAGAGCTGGGGCGCTGCGGTGTACGGCACCTACGCCAGCACCGAGATGGCCACCGCCTTCAGCGACTGCGCCGCCGGCCGCGGCGGGCATCTGGCCCCCGAGTTGATCGTGGTGGAGATTCTCGACGAGCAGGGGCGCGTGCTCCCCCCCGGGCAGCCGGGCGAGGTGGTCGCCACCCCCCTGCAGGTCAGCGGCATGCCGCTGCTGCGCTTTCGCACCGGCGACATCGCCGTGCTGCACGACGAGCCCTGCCCCTGCGGCCGCAACACCTGGCGCCTCGGCCCGGTGCTCGGGCGCCGCGCGCAGATGCTCAAATACCGCGGCACCACCCTGTTTCCGCCGGCCATCTTCGGGGTGCTCGAGGAGCTCGAGGGGGTTCGCGGCTACTATCTCGAGGTGTTCGACGAGTTCGAGCTCAGCGACCGGGTGCGGGTGGTGGTGGGCAGCGCCGACCCGTCCGTCAAGGCCGAGGCGGTGGCCGCCCGCATCGCCGCCCGGATCCGGGTCAAGCCCGAGGTGCTGGTGGTTTCCCCCGAGCAGGTGCTGCGCAAGACCCTGCAGCAGGACAAGCGCAAGCCGGTGACGTTTTTCGATTATCGCGGTACAGACCGAAAAGGACAGGACGATCATGTTTGAAGCAGATACCCGACCCAACCCGACCTCCTCAGGCGGTACCGATCAGCGCCCGGTGGTGGTGCTCAACGGCTACGATCTCACCGTGGAGGACATCGTCGCCATCGGCGTCGGCGACAAGCAGGTCGCCCTCGACCCCGCGGCCCTGGAGCGCTGCCGCGCCAGCCGCGCCTTTCTCGAGCAGGAGGTCGCCGCCCAGCGGGTCATCTACGGGGTCAACACCTCCTTCGGGCCGATGTGCAACAAGATCATCGAGGACCGCGAGATCGAAACCCTGCAGGTCAACCTGATCCGCAGCCACGCGGCGGGGCTCGGCGATCCGCTCAAACCCTACATCGCCATCGGGGTGCTGGTGGTGCGCCTCAACACCCTGGTCAAGGGGTTCAGCGGGGTGCGCCTCGAGCTTCTCGAGTTCATGCGTGACATGATCAACCGCGGCGTCGCCCCCTACATCCCCGAGTGCGGCAGCGTCGGCGCCTCCGGCGACCTGATTCACCTGGCCCACATGGCCCTGGGGATCATCGGCGAGGGCAAGGTCTACTACCGCGACGCGCTGCGCCCGGCGGCCGAGGTCTTCGCCGAGCTCGGGGTGGCGCCCATGCGCCTCTCCTTCAAGGAGGGGATCGCCCTGATGAACGGCACCAGCGCCATGACCGCGCTGGCCGCCTTCGCCCTGTTCGGCGCCAAGAAGCTGCTGCGCCTCTCCTGCGTGACCGGCGCCTTCGCCCTGGAGATCTTCGGCGGCATCGACGACGCCTTCGACGAGGACCTGCACCGGGTCAAGCCCCACCCGGGGCAGCTCGACGTGGCGGGGACCATCCGCAATCTCTACCGGGGCTCGAAGAACATCACCCTGCGCGCCAACATGCACGAGCTGATCCGCGGCCAGAAAAAGGACGGCCCGGTGTTCGAGACCAGCATCAACGTGCAGGACGTCTACTCGGTGCGCTGCACCCCCCAGGTGCTGGCGCCGGTGGCGGAGGCCATCGAGCTGGCCAACCGCACGGTGGAGACCGAGGCCAACTCCTCCAACGACAACCCGATCATTGTCCCCGAGCAGAGGAAGGTCATCCACGGCGGCAACTTCCATGGGCAGAGCATCGGCTTCGTGATGGACTCGCTGTGCATCGCCATCGCCACCCTCTCGACCCTCTCCGAGCGGCGCATCAACAAGTACCTCGACAAGAGCCTCAACGAGGGGCTCCCCGAGTTTCTCATCCCCGGCACCCTGGGGCTGACCATGGGCTTCATGGGGGCCCAGTACCTGGCCACCTCGACCACCGCCGAAAACCGCCAGCTGGCCGCCCCGGTGAGCACCCACTCGATCTCCTGCAACGCCTCCAACCAGGACGTGGTCAGCATGGGGACGGTGGCCGCGCGCAAGGCCTTCAAGAGCGTCAGCAACGCCAAGCACATCCTCACCCTGGAGGTGCTGGCCGACCTGCAGGCCCTCTCCTTCCGCAACGCCGAGGGGTTGGGGCGCGGCACGGGGAACATTTACCGGATCCTCGCCGGCGAGTTCACCCCCTACGACAACAGCCGGGTGTTCCACGAAGACCTGGTGCGTTTCCGCAAGCTGCTCTTTTCCAGCCAGCTGTTCGACGACCTGGCCGGCTACTGGCAGTAAGGAGTCCCCCGTGGCCGAAGCGATGAACTTCCCCATTGCCGCCGAGCGGCTGATCCCCCACCGCCCGCCGATGCAGCTGATCGAGGCTCTCGAGGACTTCGACGGCGA
This window encodes:
- a CDS encoding HAL/PAL/TAL family ammonia-lyase; this encodes MFEADTRPNPTSSGGTDQRPVVVLNGYDLTVEDIVAIGVGDKQVALDPAALERCRASRAFLEQEVAAQRVIYGVNTSFGPMCNKIIEDREIETLQVNLIRSHAAGLGDPLKPYIAIGVLVVRLNTLVKGFSGVRLELLEFMRDMINRGVAPYIPECGSVGASGDLIHLAHMALGIIGEGKVYYRDALRPAAEVFAELGVAPMRLSFKEGIALMNGTSAMTALAAFALFGAKKLLRLSCVTGAFALEIFGGIDDAFDEDLHRVKPHPGQLDVAGTIRNLYRGSKNITLRANMHELIRGQKKDGPVFETSINVQDVYSVRCTPQVLAPVAEAIELANRTVETEANSSNDNPIIVPEQRKVIHGGNFHGQSIGFVMDSLCIAIATLSTLSERRINKYLDKSLNEGLPEFLIPGTLGLTMGFMGAQYLATSTTAENRQLAAPVSTHSISCNASNQDVVSMGTVAARKAFKSVSNAKHILTLEVLADLQALSFRNAEGLGRGTGNIYRILAGEFTPYDNSRVFHEDLVRFRKLLFSSQLFDDLAGYWQ